The Microbacterium horticulturae genome has a window encoding:
- a CDS encoding DNA adenine methylase, translating into MSYRYLGNKTKLADWIVGEIADILPAGSSIADPMCGTASVSLALARAGYHVTASDALTFPVIHARTRLLAKKAPEFEAFGGYAEALEWMRAAEPRRGYFSREFGAAGAPANGRAPRLYFSAENAAHIDGVRAGILELKAAGSLTELEHSVLLQHLLLATNKVANISGTYGYFRKSLSSTALRPLAFEPLEFEDTTGAHTVLQGSVEELASSLDTDAVYLDPPYTKRQYAGNYHVLETLAQEDEPVAAGDGGLRPWMDKASDFCYRRSAGGAFRATMERLDARHVFISYSEDGQVAGEELLSILGDFGKVTVHEQPHLRYRSNDRVKDGSVLERLYHVEVF; encoded by the coding sequence GTGTCGTATCGCTATCTCGGTAACAAGACGAAGCTCGCGGACTGGATCGTTGGGGAGATCGCGGACATCCTCCCTGCGGGATCGAGCATTGCAGACCCCATGTGCGGGACGGCTTCGGTGTCGCTCGCGCTCGCTCGTGCCGGCTACCACGTCACGGCCTCAGATGCGCTCACCTTCCCGGTCATCCACGCCCGCACGCGGCTGCTAGCGAAGAAGGCTCCCGAGTTCGAGGCGTTCGGCGGATACGCCGAGGCACTCGAGTGGATGCGCGCCGCCGAGCCCCGACGAGGATACTTCTCCCGCGAGTTCGGGGCCGCGGGTGCCCCGGCCAACGGTCGGGCTCCGAGGCTCTACTTCTCCGCCGAGAACGCCGCGCACATCGACGGCGTGCGCGCAGGCATCCTCGAGCTCAAGGCGGCAGGTTCGCTCACCGAGCTCGAGCACAGCGTCCTGCTCCAGCACCTGCTGCTGGCGACGAACAAGGTTGCGAACATCAGCGGAACATACGGCTATTTCCGTAAGTCCCTGTCGAGCACGGCACTGCGTCCGCTCGCCTTCGAGCCGCTCGAGTTCGAGGACACGACCGGCGCGCACACCGTGCTGCAGGGCTCCGTTGAGGAATTGGCGTCGTCACTCGACACGGACGCGGTGTACCTCGACCCGCCATACACGAAGCGCCAGTATGCCGGGAACTACCATGTCCTCGAGACCCTCGCTCAGGAGGACGAGCCGGTGGCCGCAGGTGACGGCGGGCTGCGTCCGTGGATGGACAAGGCCTCAGACTTCTGCTATCGCCGCAGCGCCGGGGGGGCGTTCCGGGCCACCATGGAGCGGCTCGACGCTCGCCACGTGTTCATCTCCTACAGTGAGGACGGACAGGTGGCGGGGGAAGAGCTGCTGTCGATCCTAGGCGACTTCGGCAAGGTCACCGTGCACGAGCAGCCGCATCTCCGCTACCGGAGCAATGACCGAGTCAAGGACGGATCCGTGCTGGAACGTCTCTATCACGTGGAGGTCTTCTGA
- a CDS encoding adenine-specific methyltransferase EcoRI family protein — protein MTLITAANGNLSAARGAKKDEFYTQLVDIEKELSHYRKHFEGKVVYLNCDDPRISNFFRYFSENFGALGLKRLIATCYQSEDPGQFSRSDSSRAVWLEYDGDKSGSRVPDANEIGVRPLKGDGDFRSAESIELLRQADIVVTNPPFSLFREFVAQLVEHDKQFIILGNMNALTYKEIFPLFQNNQMWYGPSIRSGDREFRVPADYPLEAAGTRVDAEGNRYIRVKGVRWFTNLDYDERHRDLELTKRYREADYPRYANFDAIEVGKTAEIPSDYAGLMGVPITFIDKYNPEQFEIVGSSKTMGQPMSQIAEKGTYQQGGPRFYLPTGRGYRRMYDRIVVRNRRLTRSSEDRGSDARVVSLSR, from the coding sequence ATGACGCTCATCACCGCCGCGAACGGCAATCTGTCAGCGGCGAGGGGTGCGAAGAAGGACGAGTTCTACACGCAACTGGTTGACATCGAGAAGGAGCTCAGCCACTACCGGAAGCACTTCGAGGGCAAGGTCGTCTACCTCAACTGCGACGACCCGCGGATCAGTAACTTCTTCCGCTACTTCTCCGAGAACTTCGGGGCTCTGGGCCTCAAGCGGCTCATCGCCACGTGCTACCAGAGCGAGGATCCTGGCCAATTCAGCCGGAGCGACTCCTCGCGCGCCGTCTGGCTCGAGTACGACGGCGACAAGAGCGGCAGCCGCGTGCCTGACGCCAATGAGATCGGCGTGCGCCCGCTCAAGGGCGACGGTGACTTCCGGAGCGCCGAGAGTATCGAGCTGTTGCGCCAAGCGGACATCGTCGTGACGAACCCACCGTTCTCACTGTTCCGCGAGTTCGTTGCCCAGCTCGTCGAGCACGACAAGCAGTTCATCATCCTCGGGAACATGAACGCGCTCACCTACAAGGAGATATTCCCGCTCTTCCAGAACAACCAGATGTGGTACGGCCCGAGCATCCGGAGCGGTGACCGGGAGTTCCGTGTACCAGCCGACTACCCGCTTGAGGCTGCTGGGACCCGCGTTGACGCCGAGGGGAACCGGTACATCCGCGTCAAGGGTGTTCGCTGGTTCACCAACCTCGATTATGACGAGCGGCACCGAGACCTCGAGCTGACGAAGCGATACCGGGAGGCCGACTATCCGCGCTACGCGAATTTCGACGCAATCGAGGTCGGGAAGACCGCGGAGATCCCGTCCGACTACGCCGGCCTAATGGGCGTCCCCATCACGTTCATCGACAAGTACAACCCGGAGCAGTTCGAGATCGTCGGGTCCAGCAAGACCATGGGCCAGCCCATGTCCCAGATCGCCGAGAAGGGCACTTACCAGCAGGGCGGTCCGCGGTTCTACTTGCCGACCGGGCGCGGCTATCGACGCATGTACGACCGGATCGTCGTGCGGAACCGGCGCCTCACGCGCAGCAGCGAGGACCGGGGATCGGACGCGCGTGTCGTATCGCTATCTCGGTAA
- a CDS encoding abortive infection family protein, whose protein sequence is MRPAVVEDSVPGGEQARTIYQSAKTVALSVDGLRNLQGTGDGRTLPTGVTAEAARFVIREAVHVADLMLSTRDRQMGRQAGAAPLSSAFGHGYAASLSS, encoded by the coding sequence CTGAGACCGGCGGTCGTCGAAGACTCGGTCCCCGGCGGGGAGCAGGCCCGGACGATCTACCAGTCGGCGAAGACCGTCGCACTCTCGGTCGATGGGCTGCGGAACCTCCAGGGCACTGGCGACGGCAGGACGCTCCCCACCGGCGTGACAGCCGAGGCCGCGCGCTTCGTCATCCGCGAGGCGGTGCACGTCGCCGACCTCATGCTGTCAACGCGCGACCGCCAGATGGGGCGGCAGGCCGGCGCAGCGCCCTTGTCGAGCGCGTTCGGTCACGGCTACGCCGCCTCGCTCAGCAGCTGA
- a CDS encoding glycosyltransferase family 2 protein, giving the protein MPFLNEEAALQRLLPKTPADIALVLVDNGSSDASGSLALSSGAVVIENRNARRVGECIELGIEQSLTDVVCVMDCDATVSLPDALRLIRPVLNRDVDFTVGTRASHSVGWTPAHRASSGVRDWLVRRALHNWPFTDLGSARAFRRSVVASSRPFNARYGWNLDFTIHAVESLPSDRVASIEIPYHLRLGPSHISGNPCGALTAMVDQLRVVRSARSRAERNSHEARRISMFTPGGRPCDAGGSSRCLG; this is encoded by the coding sequence ATGCCGTTCTTGAACGAGGAAGCAGCGCTGCAACGCCTGCTTCCGAAGACGCCCGCGGACATTGCACTAGTTCTGGTCGATAACGGATCGTCTGATGCCTCCGGAAGCCTCGCGCTTAGTAGCGGTGCAGTAGTCATCGAGAACCGCAACGCCCGCCGAGTTGGAGAGTGCATTGAGCTCGGCATCGAACAATCGCTTACCGACGTCGTCTGCGTCATGGACTGCGATGCCACCGTCTCGCTGCCAGACGCACTGCGCCTGATACGACCGGTTCTGAACCGAGATGTGGACTTCACCGTCGGCACACGAGCTTCCCATTCAGTGGGGTGGACCCCAGCGCATCGCGCATCTAGCGGCGTACGGGACTGGCTCGTTCGCCGCGCGCTTCACAATTGGCCGTTCACGGACCTTGGATCAGCACGCGCATTCCGGCGCTCGGTAGTCGCGTCAAGTCGACCCTTCAACGCCCGCTACGGCTGGAATCTCGACTTCACAATCCACGCCGTCGAGTCACTACCGTCGGACCGAGTTGCCTCAATTGAGATTCCGTACCATCTCAGGTTAGGCCCGTCGCACATATCGGGAAATCCTTGCGGCGCGCTAACAGCGATGGTCGATCAGTTACGAGTCGTTCGATCGGCGAGGAGTCGCGCAGAGCGCAACTCGCACGAGGCGCGCAGAATCTCGATGTTTACTCCGGGTGGGCGACCGTGCGACGCTGGTGGTTCTTCACGCTGTCTAGGGTGA
- a CDS encoding TnsA-like heteromeric transposase endonuclease subunit, with the protein MKSQYAFDTAGTVEWIRDGERFRDAVSPALLQRGLYQAARIRTGKNYQRRVNYEGYYWCAATEAQVWFESLLERSVLMLLDHAADIMAVSSQPMRLTVGEHSHIPDYLAMHADGSQTVIDVKPARRVERARDQFEMTAKVCAAVGWGYRVHTELSEQQRTNLEFLSYFKNPVYAPTGHASALVDAAFRDGLTFGELAVAVPAARLADARAIALHMLWSRTYTFDLGTRLTNQTSLHRPTTFGMEAIDAIRQ; encoded by the coding sequence ATGAAGTCACAATACGCATTTGACACTGCAGGGACCGTCGAGTGGATAAGGGATGGTGAGCGTTTCCGTGATGCTGTCTCGCCAGCGCTCCTCCAGCGTGGTCTCTATCAGGCTGCGCGCATTCGAACGGGGAAGAACTATCAGCGCCGGGTGAATTACGAGGGCTATTACTGGTGCGCCGCCACCGAGGCTCAGGTGTGGTTCGAGTCGTTGCTGGAGCGAAGCGTCCTGATGCTGCTCGACCACGCTGCGGACATCATGGCGGTGTCGAGTCAGCCGATGCGCCTCACCGTGGGGGAACACTCCCACATCCCGGACTACCTGGCGATGCACGCTGATGGGTCACAGACCGTCATCGATGTGAAGCCGGCACGAAGGGTGGAGCGGGCGCGCGACCAGTTCGAGATGACAGCGAAGGTGTGTGCTGCTGTCGGGTGGGGATACCGGGTGCATACCGAGTTGTCTGAGCAGCAGCGGACGAACCTGGAGTTCCTCTCCTATTTTAAGAACCCCGTCTACGCACCCACCGGGCACGCCTCGGCGCTCGTAGACGCCGCGTTCCGAGATGGTCTCACATTCGGCGAGTTGGCAGTTGCTGTCCCAGCCGCGCGGCTCGCCGATGCGCGAGCAATTGCGTTGCACATGCTGTGGTCGCGCACGTACACGTTCGACCTCGGCACTCGTCTGACCAACCAGACGTCCCTGCACCGTCCGACCACGTTCGGGATGGAGGCTATCGATGCCATCCGTCAATGA